From the genome of Phycisphaerae bacterium:
CTACGCCAACAGCGTCGATATCGACCTGGCCATCGCCATGGATCACCTGATCCTGGCCGCGACAGCCGAGGGCCTGGGCACCTGCTGGATCGGCGCGTTCAACGAGGCCAACGTCAAGCAGCTGCTCAGCATCCCGGCCGGGGTGAAAATCGTCGCCATGACGCCGCTCGGCTACCCGGCCTCGCCCGACCTCCTGCGACCGATCCGTGAGGATGAGCGGCTGCCACTGAGCAAGATTGTCAGCAGCGACCGGTACGAGGGTCCGCCGCTCGATATTTCCTACCCCGATGACTGAAATCGGTCGAGCACTCATGGAAAGCGCCCGACGGCATTTCCGCTCGCGGCGTTGCCGCCTGTTGAAGTCGCGCTTATGATACCCGGATGGCAAGCCCACGGCGCGACTACTTGACCATCGTCTCCGGGCTGCCCCGTTCGGGCACCTCGATGATGATGCAGATGCTCGACAAGGGCGGCATTCCGGCCCTCATTGACAATATCCGCCAAGCGGACGAAGACAACCCCAAGGGCTATTATGAGTTCGAGGCCGTCAAGCAGACCAAGAAAGACCCCTCATGGCTCGCCCAATCGCAGGGCAAAGTAGTCAAGATGGTCCATCTGCTGCTGCTGGATCTGCCTCCAGACCGCGCGTACCGCGTGGTCTTCATGCACCGCGACCTGCGCGAAGTCGTCAAGAGCCAGAACGTCATGCTTGAACGCCATGGCAAGGGCAGCGACGACCTCCCCGATGATAAGATCGTGGCCATGTTCGAGGCCCAGATTGAAAAGGTCGACAGGTATATCCGCGAGCATCCGTGCTTCCGGATGCTCCAGGTCAACTACAATGAGATGCTGCGCAGCCCGGGGCCGCAGGTCCAGGCAGTCAATGAGTTCCTCGGCGGTGACCTGGACACCCAGGCCATGCTCCAGGTCATCGACCCCGCGTTGTACCGCAACCGGCGGGCCTGATCCTCGAGGGGCGCTTCCCCCGGATCCCCATGAACAGGAAGAGCACCCCCCGACGAGCAAGGAGAGAAACATGAAGCCGGATGTGACCCGACCCGCGTTCTTACCCGCCCGTGCGGGCCCAAGGCTGGCCGGCATGATGGCTGCCGTACTGCTGCCCGCGTGGGCAGGCTGTCTTCCGCCCTTGATCCCCGCCCCCAGCGGCGACGATACCGTCGATTCGGGCATTCAGGTCAACGGCGAGAGTGTCGACACCTTGCTCGACCGATACACCGACACCCACCTCGACCCCGGCAGCGACATGAGGTTACTGACCGATGGCCCGGAGTCGCTGGCCGCTTTCGAACAACTCATCAACTCGGCCGAACAGCACATCCACATCGAGACGCTCAACTTCGACGACGATATGGAGAAACCGCGGGATATCGCCCTGGAAGTGGCTCAACTCCTGGCCGCCAAGGCCCGCCAAGGCGTCCGCATCCGGATGATCGTCGATCCGGTGGTGGAAGGCATCATCACCCCTCCGACCGTCACCCAGGCGCTCTCCGAAGCCAACATCGAAATCCTCGGCTACGTGCCCATGTGGACCGGCCCGCTCATGCAGGCCCTTCACCGCACACACAAGAAGCTTATCCTGGTGGATGGCAAGGCGGCCATCATCGGCGGAATGAACTACGGTTGGCTCTACCTCGGTGAGGGACAATGGCGCGACACCAACGCCCTGCTCACCGGCCCGGTGGTGGCCACCATGCAAGCCGAGTTCCTGCGCGACTGGGCATACCTCGGCGGCAATGCCGGCTGGGATCCCAGCCTCTATCCGACCGTCGAACCCGCCGGCAGCCTGGGCGTGCGATCCATCGATCAGCGCCCCTTCCAAGATGACTTCGATATCAACAACGCCATCCTGATCGCCCTCCGCTCGGCGAAGCAGTCCATCGCCATCGAGACACCCTACTTCAACCCCACGGGCTGGATGCTGAATGAATTGACTGCCGCGGCAGGCCGGGGCGTGCGGATTACCCTGCTGACCAACACCCAGGAGTCCACCGACATCAAGGACTCCTATACCCTCTTCACCACCTATCTGGGCCCGCTGATCGACAGCGGAGTTCACGTCTTCCTCTGGGGCCAGCCGCGCACGCTGCACTCCAAGGCCCTGGTCGTGGACAATACCCTGGCCATGATCGGCTCGTACAACCTCAACTGGCGGAGCATCGCCTGGGATACGGAGAACGTGGCAGTTGTCACCGACGCGGCATCCGTCACCCGCGTCCGGGCCATGATCGAGGCCGACATGACCGCCGAGTTGGTGTTCGAGGTTCCGCCCGGGTCGAATTGGCTCAACGCAGTTCTGGCCACCCCCGCTCCCGCATGGCTGCTGGCCCTGATTCCCTTCTTCTGAAGTCAGGCCGTGATGGCCCGGGCGTTGAGCGACATGCCGGACGCGGCCCCGTGATCAAACACCGCCGAGTAGATGGTCCCGCAAGCGGCACACTCCCACGAGCCGACCACGTCGCCCTCCCGGGGCCAGCGCAACGGAAGCGGCAGCCCGCACTCGGCGCAGTTGCCGATCCGTCCGCTCAAGCGGTTGATCAGATCGTCGATTCGCCATGGTTTCTCGATGAAATGCGGAATCCCCAGCGACGCGCATTCCTCCATCCGATTCCTCAGACTGCTGGCGACGATCGTCACCCGGCTCGCGACTTCCCGGATACTCGCGACCATCCAGGCGGGATCAGCCTGGGAGCCGTCGAGATCGAGAAGGACGAACTCCAGATCGGCGTCGTTCCTGAGCAGGTCGAGAGCGTGCTCGAGCGACTCCACCGCGTAGCAGCCCGCCCCGACGCTCTCGAGCAGCGAAATGAACCAGCGGCGGTTCATCGCATCGGAATCCACGATCAGCACCCGGCCGTCGAACGGCCAGCGAGCGTGCTCGTAATCCCGAAAGCCCAGGAGCATCTCGATCAGCGCGAGGCTCGTCGTCCTGGATTCCCGCTGGTGACGAAGCAGCACCAGTCGGCTTCGGCCGTCAACGGGCTCCTGGGACCGGAGATACCATCGGGCGGGGCCCGTCCCGATCGGGTGAGCCACGACCCAGCGATCGATCGCGGCGTCAAGATTGGGGATCTGGGCGCCAAACAGCTCGGTCATGTGACTGGCTGCGACGCCGGCCTGGGTCTCCGCCAAAAGGACCTGGGCACCCGAGTTCGCAAAGAGGATCCGGCCGTCCACGACCACTTCCAGGACAGCCAACAGGGATCGCCGAGGCTTCGCCGACGCCGCGGCGGTAGTCGCCGCCGAGATGGCCGCCTGGATCTTCTCCAGCTTGAAGGGCTTCTCCAGAAAACCGCACGTCGGCACACCCGCGGCCTCGGACCGCAGATGGTCGGATGGAAAACCGGTCATGAGAATGACCTGCATCTCCGGAAAGACAGCTCGGAGTACGTGAGCCACGTGCAAGCCGTGAATGTCATCTCGAAGCATCCAGTCGGTCAGGACCACGTCGGGGCGAAACCGCGCACCGATGTCGATTGCCTCTCGCCCGCTTGCGGCAGTGGCGATTTGATGGCCGTCAGGGCGAAGTCCGAGTTCCACCTGGCGGCGAAAGATCGCCTCGTCGTCAACAACAAGGACCTTGGCCATGACCCTCCTCTCCCAGATCCTGGATCGCCAGCGGCAAGTCGATCGTAAACATCGTCCCCGAGCCTAACCGGCTGTGGACATCAATTATACCACCCTGCTCAGTGATAATCCCGTGCACGATGCTCAATCCCAGACCGGTCCCGCCCCGAGCCAGCCGCGTCGTGAAGAAAGGATCGAAAACATGCTTCAACTGCTCGTCGGAGATGCCCCGGCCATTGTCCGAGACGGTCACCCGAACGCTCCAATCGGTCAGTTCGGTCCTCACTGTGACCAGAAGACCCTTGTTTCCGGACTCGGCGGCGTTGCGCATCAGGTTCACAAGGGCCTGCTCCACGGCAAGGGGATTGAGGGGCACATGGGGTAGATGCTCCGCCAGCTCGAGCCTGAGGGTCCCTCCCTGATCTCTGATGTACGGTTCTGTGAGCCGGGCGGAGCGATGCACACAGGCGTTGACATCACCCGGCTTCTTGCGCGTCGGCCGCTGACGGGCGAAGCTCATCAGGTCCCGGATGATCTCCCGGCAGCGTTCCGCGCTCTGGACAATATCACCTACACAAGCGTCGACCGCGGCGGCGTGCTCGGGCTTGGCCGCCAGCCGCTGAACGTTCTGAGCCGCGAGCAACACACCCCCGATCGGGTTGTTGATTTCGTGGGCGATACCCGCGACGAGCGTGCCGATGGACGCCAGCCTTTCGTGGCGGCGCAAGTGCTCGCGCGACTCCTCCAGTTCCTGGGTGCGCTGCTCCACCAGTTCCTTCAGGTGATGCTGGTATCGGCTCAGCTCCTCTTCGGACCTCTTTCGGTCGGTAATATCTAGGAAAATGGTGGCAAACTGGCCCGGCTTCGGGCTGAAGGCGGTCACCTGAAAGTACTTGCCCAGGTCGCTTGCGGCGTGCTCGAAAGTCACGGGCTGACCGGTCAGGGCCACTCGCCCGTAGGTGTCGATCCAGTAGGAGTCGGTGTGCGGCAGGACTTCCAGCACGGTCTTGCCGACGGTCTCGGCGGCCTTCAGGCCGGTGATCGACTCAAAGGCCTCATTCACCTCCAGGAACCGATAGTCGACCGCCACTCCGCCCTCGTCGCATAGGATCTCGTGAAGCCCGAAGCCCTCGCGCATGCTGCTGAACAAACCCCGATACCGCTTCTCCGACTCCCGCAGCCGCTGTTCGGCCAGCCTCCGCTCGGTGATCACCTCGGTGTAGGCGATCATCCCGCCGATCTGCCCCTGGGCATCATGCCAGGGCCGAAACTCCCAGCGCACATAGTCCACCGAGCCGTCCGAGTGCACCAGTTGATCCTCCTCCGAACGCTCGATGTTGCCGGAAAGGCATCGCTGGTGGGCATCGACCCATCGCCGCGGGCTCTCCGGAAAGACATCGTGGCGATGCAGGCCGATAATGTCCTCCCGCTCGATCCGGTGGTCACGCAGATACCGATCGCTGACATAGAGGTACCGCAGATCCTTGTCGTAGACCGCGATGGCACTCGGATCGTACTTGATGATGTAGCGGAGCCGCTCTTCGCTCTCCTTCAGCCGGTGAAAGAGGATCCCGAAGGGCTTGCGCAGACCGCTCTCGATCACCGCCCGGCAGACCAGGCAATACGACCCGATCCTCAGGACGTGGCCGAGAAAGCCGGCCAGGGCTCTGGCTCTTCCCGCTTCCATCGTGACACTGTCGATGATCGCGAAGCAAACCTCCGCCCCCAAGGCGACGAGTACGGCAGCCGCAAACGGCCGGCGGAATCTCCGGTCCAGGTGCTTTCTGGATCGCCGCAGGTGCAGCATGGCACCGCCCAGCATCGCGAGGATCACCAGGACAGTCATTCGCCGGAAGGAGACACCACCCGAGCTCGCGGGACCGCAATATGGAAAAACCCGAAGACCGAAGATCAGAATCAGTGTGGCCACGACAACGGCCCCGATCGCGAGCAGCAAGGCCCATGGCCGGGGGCGAGAATGCAGGAACCAGGGAGCGATCAGCAACGCGCACCCGTTCAGGCCGGATGACGCCACCCGAAGCTGGCGGCACATGTCGTCCGGATAGCCGGCGAAGACACCCAGGCCCGGATGGCTCAGCGTATTCAGCACATCGAGGCTCGCTATCCCCAGATAGGACGTCCCAAGGAACAGAAGGAAGCCGTCATCCCCAAGCTCGCGCGAATTCCAGGCGATGAGGAACACGCTGGCCGCCGCGGTCATGGCCAGCAGGCCGGCCACACTGTGAAAGAGCAATTCGTTGGACCGCCACGTCAACAAAAGAACGACCAGGCCGGCCAGTCCCCAAATCACAATCCCCCACCGCTCGATGGAACGGACACCGGCCACGACCTCGGCAGAGGCAGTCATGTTGAACTCCTCAGAGCCTGACGAAGAACCGTGTAGGGAACGAAGACCGGTAACAGAAGCCGGCGACCGGCTCAGGTACCACGAAACGCAACCCGGCTCATGACCGCGTAAGCCGGCCCCGAAGCCGACAAGATCGACTGAAACACAACCAGTTCCGTCGCGGCGAATGAACCGCCGGAGAAACGCGATTCCCCAGCCACCGCGGCCCGAAGATCGTCCGCGACGGCTGAGGCCTTCACCCTCCCCAGGGTCAGATGAGGATGAAAGCGGCGGTCTTCAGGCGGATACCCCAGAGATGCGAAAGCGCTCTCGCAGGCCTGCTGACAATCGAGCAACCCCGCCGGTGGATCGACCAGCCCCGCCCATACGATCCGGACGGGCCCGTGGGGAGGGAAGCAGCCGGTCCCGCCGATCCGAATGCCGAAAGGCAAACAGGCGGCAGCCACGAGCTCGGCAGCACGACACACGTTCGGCAATTGATCGTCGGGGACCTCGCCCAGGAACTTGACGGTCAGGTGGATCTGGTCCGGGCGGGTCCAACGCACGCCTGGAGCCGCCGCACGCAGCCGGTCCTGCAGCGACCGCAGACGCTCATGGACCGCCTCAGGCAACTCGATCGCCAGGAAACAGCGCATGACGCGATGATATCAGCAAACGCGAGAGCTGAACAGCACTTCACGCATCGCCATCAACCGGTTGTGGGATCGGCGCCGACGAACGCGACCGCGGGCGTGCTGGCAGTATCGGCTCACCGCGTCGTCGAACATCGCCGCAGAGATCAGCAGCGCAACCGGGTGGGTGATCCTCAGTTCTCGCGCCAGGCGCCACAGCTGCACGATATCCCAAACCGGTATCTTCATCCGAACAAGTGATCCCAGGAAAAGCGTCATCGGCCGGGATTTGCGCTGCTCGCTGTTGCGGCGGCGCTGCAAACGCATCAGGATGTGCACCAGGATCACCGCGACCGCCAGCAAAGCCAGCACGGTGACGGTCTTCACCCAGACCTGCGGATCCGTCTCTTGGAACTGACGGCTGAACTGCTGGAACGCTTCCTTCTTGTTGAGGGTGGTGAACTGAGCCAGGAAGGGTATCATCGCTCCACCACCTCCTTGCCTGCACGGTCCCCCGCCAGCGGCGAGACTATCGGGCCGGACGCGGACGACACCAGCTGCTCGATCAGCCCGCGGGCCCGAAGGCGCACCTGCGGATCAACGTCGGAGGCCGCCATGTGGGCGACACGCTTGGCCAGATTGAACAGCCCCATGTTCTCAATCAACCACAAGGCGCTGACTCGCTGAGCCCGGTCCTTTTCCACCATCATGCACAGCAAGGTCTCAGCCGCGTCTCGAACGCCGAGCTTCAACAGGGCACGGACGGCATTGGCCCGCACGCGGTTGTCCGGCGACTTGAGCAAGGGCAGCAAGCCACTGCTGGCCGCACCGTCAACGCCCAGCCTTTCCACCGCCTCGATCGCGTTGGCCTGCACGCGACCATCCTGATCGCGGAGGGCAACGTTCAACAGCCGCCGACTGGTTGGGCTGGGCAGGGTGCCCAGAGCGGCGACCGCGGCACTGCGGACCTCGGCCTCGGGATCATGGCAGAGCGGATAGACATGCTCTTCGAATTCGGCCACCAGGCCTAGCACCGTCATGATGCGCAGGGCCCGAACCCGGTGAGTCGGCGACGCGGCGCCCAACCGGAGAGCCAGGTTGCGCCGCGCGTCCGGCACTCGCTCCAGCATCTCCCGCCCCTGGACACCCCGCTCCTGATCGCTCAGGCAGTCGAAAACCTCCCAGTAACGATCCAACGTCATGGGAGGCGGCCGTGTTTCCTTCGGCTTCTTGCCGGCACCACCCTCCGTTTCCGCCGGCAGCATGGAGGACAGAGGATAGTCCGCCGGCCGCCGGCGAACCAGCTCCATGCGCGCGACACAACTCAGCTCCGGATCGCCCTGCAAGGCCAGGCTGCGAAGGAAGCCGTCAGCCCTCGGATCCAGCCAGTGTACCAGCGCCCACACCACAGCATGTCGCCCGACACGATCCGATCGACGGTAGAACTCCTTCAGCGCATCCGTCTTGCGTTCCGCTGAGAGCCCGGTGGCTAGAAGCCATCGCGGAAACAGTCGCTGGAATTCCTCCGGAGCCTGGGACACATCGATCACTCGCCGGTCGATCCAGGCGAGTTCACGTACCACAACCAGAGCTCTGGCCAGCTTCGGCTCGACCAGCCGCCAGGATTGGCGAGTCCACTCCGTCAAGAACGACACATCCGGACAGACGTTCAGCAGATGGGCGACCTGAGAGCGCGCGTTCGTCGACGCCAGGGTTGCCATCGCAAAGGGCACGAACCGAGGGCTGGGTGAGTTGGCCAGCAGCGTCACGGCCGCCTGCGTCGCCCGGCTCCCGGGAGCCGAGAACACCGCCCAGCTGGCAGCCCCGAGATCGTCGGCGAACCACATCGCAACCTCGACGACGACAGACTGGCGATGAAGATCGAATGTGGCCAGCCCAGCCTCAACGGCTCCAACCAGCTGCCTGCGATCCTCCGCCCGGGATTCCATCTCCGCCGGATCCAGGGCCACGCTCACCGGCTCCGAACCGACGGAGGCCTCGCCGTCAACGCCATCCGCGGACAACCTCAGCAGGTCCTGGGCCAGATGGTGGAGCGTCTCCGCGGCGGCCTCGCGGACCTTGACGGAGCGATCGCGAAAGCAGCCGTCCAGGAGATAGGATGCCCGGAAGAGCCGCCCTTCCTGGATCAAAGACAGGACATTCAGCCGCAGTTGTTCGTCACGCGATTGGGCCGCTTCACGCAACACCCCAAAGAGCCGATCGACATCCAGAATCACCGCCTGACGCAGCTGCTCCTCCAGGAGATGGAAGCTCTCCACCAGCCCGAACAACCCCCGGCGGCTCTGTCGAACCAGCAACGTCTCGATCACCGCCAACGCGGTAGGAGGATCAGCCTGCCGCAACGCCGCCAGAAGGGCATCGTCCGCGGCAGGATCCGCGGACTCCCGCAAAATGGTAAAAATGGATGGATCGGTTGCCATGCGCGCAGTACACTCACCTCGTTCATCGGTTGCCCCAGCGGGTGGCATAACGTAGACGCCGCAGACGAAGGAAGATATAAGGCCAAGGGTCCACCATGGCACCGCGGGCCTGTGACTCAGACCGCGAGGCCGACCGAAAGGCAGGATCAACAGCCGATAACCAGGAAACAGCAGCCGATAATCGCCGAATCCTGATCGCCGAACGTGACCCGCGAACCATGCCTCCCTCCCTGAATCACCTCCCGATACCCCGGCCTGATGTCAACCGCCTCAAGGCCGTTCTGCAGCGTCGCCCGATCGGCGTTATCCCGCTGGTCGAGCTGGCCATCGCCGAAGAGGTGCTCGCCACGGTCAAAGGTGAACCGCTCATTCCCCTGCCGCCGGGCTCGGACCGGTCTCAAATCCGGGCCGGAATCCGCGACCGCCTCACCCTGTGGCAGGCCCTTGGCTATGACTACTATCGAGTCCGGGCGGAGATCCCTTTCCAGGTCGAGACCTTGGGAGCGGCGGACACCGCCTCTCCGGGGAAAGGCAGCCGTCAGTGGGCCAACGAGCATCAGGGAGCCATTCGCTCGGCGGATGACCTGGAACGCTATCCCTGGCCTGAGCCGGCTGCCATGGACTTCCGCCACGCGGAGGCGGCCACGGCCTGCCTGCCCGACGGCATGGGGCTGATCGGCTTCTCCGGCGGAGTCCTCGAGTGGAGCAGCAATCTGCTGGGGCTCGAGGGCCTGATGATGATGCTCTACGACCAGCCGGAACTCGTCCGCGCCGTCGTCGACCGGGTGGGACAGACCATCCTGAACGCCTTCTCGATTCTCTGCGAGATGGACCAGGTGTTCGCCATCTGGCTGGGCGACGACATGGGCTTCAAGACCGCAACACTCATCCGTCCCGAACACCTCCGCGAGTACATCCTGCCGTGGCACAAGAAGTACGCGGAACTCGCCCATCGGACCGGCCGCCTCTTCCTGCTGCACAGCTGCGGGCACATCGACGCAATCATGCCCGACCTGCTGGACAGCGTGAAGATCGATGCCAAGCACAGCTTCGAGGATGTGATCGTCCCCGTCGAGGAGTTCCAGCGCCGCTGGGGATCGAGGGTCGCCCTCCTGGGCGGCGTGGACGTCGACCTGCTGAGCCGTCGCACGCCGGAGGACGTCCGCTGCCGCACGCTCGAGATCCTCGAAGCCTGCGCCCCGACCGGCGGCTATGCCTGCGGCTCTGGGAACTCGATTACCAACTACGTGCCCCCGGCCAACTACCTGGCGATGATCGAAACCGTACACCGATTCAACGGGCGGATATGACCATCCCTGCGAACCGCGGCCGCTGCCCTCAAGAGCCCTGTCGGTACGCAGTTCGAGCCACAAGACAACGAGCGTCGATCGCGGCCCACACAGCGTTCGCCTCAGGATGCCGACCGGTCGTGCATCCGACCGATCAACTCCGTCGATGAGCGATCCTTAGGACCACCCACATTGGCCAGCCGAATGCCTAGTCGGCGCAGCGTGGGATACTCCGGCAGGTTCTCCGGGGTGTAGTCGGGCCCCTTGGCATGAACGGCCGGAAGCACCAGCTCCAGTATCGCGTCACAGGTCGGCTCGTCGAACCAGGTGACGATATCGACGCAGCCCAGTGCCGCCACGATCTCCATCCGCTCGGCCAGCGGCTGCAAGGGGCGCCGGGGATCCTTGTACTTCTTGATCGACTCGTCGCTGTTCACCCCGACGACGAGCACGTCCCCTTCGGCGGCCGCCCCCTGCAGGTAACGAATATGCCCGACGTGCAGGAGATCGAACGCCCCATTGGCAAACACGATCCGCCTGCCCTCGGCGCGGAGAGCATCGGCAGCACGTCTCAGCTCCTGATGATCGATGATGATCCGACTCACATGCTCATCCCGCTGCACTGGAGCGATTCACCGCGGCCGCCAGCTCCGCCGGCGAAACCGTCGCCGCGCCTTCTTTCATCACCACAACACCGCCCGCATGATTCGCCAGACGAGCAGCAGTCTCGATGTCCGCACCACCGGCCAGGGCAGCCGTCAACGTCGCCGCCACCGAATCACCCGCCCCGGTCAGATCCACAATCTCGTCGCTGCCGCTGGCCGGAATGCGAACCGTCCGCCCCTCCGTCACCAGAACCATCCCCTGGTTACCCAGCGTCACCAATGCCGATCGTGCCTCCAGCCGCGCGGCCAACGCGGCCGCCAGCATCGCCACCTCGCCGGCCTGCAGGCCCAACTGCCGGGCGACCACCTCGGCTTCCTCCTCGTTCGGCTTGATGACCGACATACCGGTGAACTTGGCCAGTTCCCACCGCGAGTCCGCTACCACCGGCTTCCGCTCGGCGATCTTCCGCAACAGCACCCGCAGCGGCTCATCAAAGCTGCCGTAGCCGTAGTCGCTGGCCACCCACGCATCAACCTCGGCATCGACACGCTCGACACGGGCGCGCAGATCGGCCAAAAGGCGATCGTCCGGAGGATCAGCCGGCTGGCGGTCCAGCCGCAGGACCTGCTGCCGGGAAGTGAGCTTCGCACCCGCCAGAAAACGAGTCTTGGTGATCGTATCACGGCCGCGAGTCACCACGACCATGCCGCATCGCACCGCCCCGGATTCACTCAGCGAAGCCAAGAGCCGCCGTCCGGGATCGTCGTCGCCGACAAGCCCAACCAGATGAGCGATTCCTCCAAGCGCGGCCACATTCGCCGCCACGTTCGCCGCCCCACCCGGGCGAAGCCACTCATCCTCGTGGCAAACGATGAGCACCGGGGCCTCGCGCGAAACACGGTCACTCCGGCCGCTGACATAGAGGTCCGCGACCAGATCGCCCACGATGCCGACCTTCGCGCCAGACAAAAGCCGAATCGCATCAGTCAGTTGCGGTACATGGGAACACATGATCAATGATCGCCGACCTGCTACGGCATCAGGTCGCAGCGGCGGCCGCACGCCCCTTGAGCAGCTCTATGGCCGCCGCGAGAACCATGTCGCTGCTGATTCGCGTCATGCAGCGGTGATCGACGGAACACTGACGCTTCATGCAAGGCCCGCAGTCCACGGGCACATGCAGCTCCTTCTCGCTGGCTACCT
Proteins encoded in this window:
- a CDS encoding nitroreductase family protein — translated: MNVIDAIRTRRSVRAYSSKPISAGTIYRLAEAMRSAPSACNYQPWHFVWVQNAELRKGVAKAANDKLWLAEAPIIVVACGMPEKAYPKMGGYANSVDIDLAIAMDHLILAATAEGLGTCWIGAFNEANVKQLLSIPAGVKIVAMTPLGYPASPDLLRPIREDERLPLSKIVSSDRYEGPPLDISYPDD
- a CDS encoding sulfotransferase domain-containing protein translates to MASPRRDYLTIVSGLPRSGTSMMMQMLDKGGIPALIDNIRQADEDNPKGYYEFEAVKQTKKDPSWLAQSQGKVVKMVHLLLLDLPPDRAYRVVFMHRDLREVVKSQNVMLERHGKGSDDLPDDKIVAMFEAQIEKVDRYIREHPCFRMLQVNYNEMLRSPGPQVQAVNEFLGGDLDTQAMLQVIDPALYRNRRA
- a CDS encoding phosphatidylserine/phosphatidylglycerophosphate/cardiolipin synthase family protein, which translates into the protein MKPDVTRPAFLPARAGPRLAGMMAAVLLPAWAGCLPPLIPAPSGDDTVDSGIQVNGESVDTLLDRYTDTHLDPGSDMRLLTDGPESLAAFEQLINSAEQHIHIETLNFDDDMEKPRDIALEVAQLLAAKARQGVRIRMIVDPVVEGIITPPTVTQALSEANIEILGYVPMWTGPLMQALHRTHKKLILVDGKAAIIGGMNYGWLYLGEGQWRDTNALLTGPVVATMQAEFLRDWAYLGGNAGWDPSLYPTVEPAGSLGVRSIDQRPFQDDFDINNAILIALRSAKQSIAIETPYFNPTGWMLNELTAAAGRGVRITLLTNTQESTDIKDSYTLFTTYLGPLIDSGVHVFLWGQPRTLHSKALVVDNTLAMIGSYNLNWRSIAWDTENVAVVTDAASVTRVRAMIEADMTAELVFEVPPGSNWLNAVLATPAPAWLLALIPFF
- a CDS encoding response regulator; this translates as MAKVLVVDDEAIFRRQVELGLRPDGHQIATAASGREAIDIGARFRPDVVLTDWMLRDDIHGLHVAHVLRAVFPEMQVILMTGFPSDHLRSEAAGVPTCGFLEKPFKLEKIQAAISAATTAAASAKPRRSLLAVLEVVVDGRILFANSGAQVLLAETQAGVAASHMTELFGAQIPNLDAAIDRWVVAHPIGTGPARWYLRSQEPVDGRSRLVLLRHQRESRTTSLALIEMLLGFRDYEHARWPFDGRVLIVDSDAMNRRWFISLLESVGAGCYAVESLEHALDLLRNDADLEFVLLDLDGSQADPAWMVASIREVASRVTIVASSLRNRMEECASLGIPHFIEKPWRIDDLINRLSGRIGNCAECGLPLPLRWPREGDVVGSWECAACGTIYSAVFDHGAASGMSLNARAITA
- a CDS encoding PAS domain S-box protein, which codes for MTASAEVVAGVRSIERWGIVIWGLAGLVVLLLTWRSNELLFHSVAGLLAMTAAASVFLIAWNSRELGDDGFLLFLGTSYLGIASLDVLNTLSHPGLGVFAGYPDDMCRQLRVASSGLNGCALLIAPWFLHSRPRPWALLLAIGAVVVATLILIFGLRVFPYCGPASSGGVSFRRMTVLVILAMLGGAMLHLRRSRKHLDRRFRRPFAAAVLVALGAEVCFAIIDSVTMEAGRARALAGFLGHVLRIGSYCLVCRAVIESGLRKPFGILFHRLKESEERLRYIIKYDPSAIAVYDKDLRYLYVSDRYLRDHRIEREDIIGLHRHDVFPESPRRWVDAHQRCLSGNIERSEEDQLVHSDGSVDYVRWEFRPWHDAQGQIGGMIAYTEVITERRLAEQRLRESEKRYRGLFSSMREGFGLHEILCDEGGVAVDYRFLEVNEAFESITGLKAAETVGKTVLEVLPHTDSYWIDTYGRVALTGQPVTFEHAASDLGKYFQVTAFSPKPGQFATIFLDITDRKRSEEELSRYQHHLKELVEQRTQELEESREHLRRHERLASIGTLVAGIAHEINNPIGGVLLAAQNVQRLAAKPEHAAAVDACVGDIVQSAERCREIIRDLMSFARQRPTRKKPGDVNACVHRSARLTEPYIRDQGGTLRLELAEHLPHVPLNPLAVEQALVNLMRNAAESGNKGLLVTVRTELTDWSVRVTVSDNGRGISDEQLKHVFDPFFTTRLARGGTGLGLSIVHGIITEQGGIIDVHSRLGSGTMFTIDLPLAIQDLGEEGHGQGPCC
- the thpR gene encoding RNA 2',3'-cyclic phosphodiesterase, with translation MRCFLAIELPEAVHERLRSLQDRLRAAAPGVRWTRPDQIHLTVKFLGEVPDDQLPNVCRAAELVAAACLPFGIRIGGTGCFPPHGPVRIVWAGLVDPPAGLLDCQQACESAFASLGYPPEDRRFHPHLTLGRVKASAVADDLRAAVAGESRFSGGSFAATELVVFQSILSASGPAYAVMSRVAFRGT
- a CDS encoding HEAT repeat domain-containing protein; this encodes MATDPSIFTILRESADPAADDALLAALRQADPPTALAVIETLLVRQSRRGLFGLVESFHLLEEQLRQAVILDVDRLFGVLREAAQSRDEQLRLNVLSLIQEGRLFRASYLLDGCFRDRSVKVREAAAETLHHLAQDLLRLSADGVDGEASVGSEPVSVALDPAEMESRAEDRRQLVGAVEAGLATFDLHRQSVVVEVAMWFADDLGAASWAVFSAPGSRATQAAVTLLANSPSPRFVPFAMATLASTNARSQVAHLLNVCPDVSFLTEWTRQSWRLVEPKLARALVVVRELAWIDRRVIDVSQAPEEFQRLFPRWLLATGLSAERKTDALKEFYRRSDRVGRHAVVWALVHWLDPRADGFLRSLALQGDPELSCVARMELVRRRPADYPLSSMLPAETEGGAGKKPKETRPPPMTLDRYWEVFDCLSDQERGVQGREMLERVPDARRNLALRLGAASPTHRVRALRIMTVLGLVAEFEEHVYPLCHDPEAEVRSAAVAALGTLPSPTSRRLLNVALRDQDGRVQANAIEAVERLGVDGAASSGLLPLLKSPDNRVRANAVRALLKLGVRDAAETLLCMMVEKDRAQRVSALWLIENMGLFNLAKRVAHMAASDVDPQVRLRARGLIEQLVSSASGPIVSPLAGDRAGKEVVER
- a CDS encoding uroporphyrinogen-III decarboxylase-like protein, which gives rise to MPPSLNHLPIPRPDVNRLKAVLQRRPIGVIPLVELAIAEEVLATVKGEPLIPLPPGSDRSQIRAGIRDRLTLWQALGYDYYRVRAEIPFQVETLGAADTASPGKGSRQWANEHQGAIRSADDLERYPWPEPAAMDFRHAEAATACLPDGMGLIGFSGGVLEWSSNLLGLEGLMMMLYDQPELVRAVVDRVGQTILNAFSILCEMDQVFAIWLGDDMGFKTATLIRPEHLREYILPWHKKYAELAHRTGRLFLLHSCGHIDAIMPDLLDSVKIDAKHSFEDVIVPVEEFQRRWGSRVALLGGVDVDLLSRRTPEDVRCRTLEILEACAPTGGYACGSGNSITNYVPPANYLAMIETVHRFNGRI